The genomic stretch TCTTGTGCTCTCTTGCCCCTCTCCTCTCGCCTACTCCTtctctccatttgtgtgcaacctcatcccattaatgaaTGTTACTAACTCGatttcttccctttcctgtaGTTTTGTGCTCTCTTGCCctgtagtcttgtgctctcttgtccctctcctctctcccctatcagttcctgcaggtgtttctggctctggatctatGATTGGAGTCATCTGATGCCTCCATGTTCCTTCtccacaccctctgctacatttcgccatgtctctgtctctttctgtctttgtctctgtctctgtctttctctctccctttccagatgcccccccaccctgagccatggttctgctcgaggtttctgcctcttaaaggaagttgtTCTTTTCCTCTGTCTACTAATGTTTGCTAGAGCCGGCCCTGAGAACACATACAAGTTAAAGAGCTATACTTTTCAGAGATATATGTACAAATGGTCCCTAGAAACAGCCGGGGGGGGGCTGGATATAAGGGGGTTACCTTTCCAGGGCGATGCacaccatgaagacaacactGGTCATCAGACTGTAgttgtaaatacatttgttgatgATGAATATCATCCGGCTCTTAGGACGGGCGACTTCACAGATCATGCAGCAGAGCTGgatgaggtcagaggtcagaagGTTGATGACGTAGATGGGAGCAATGTGGTCACTGCGTACCTGCAGGGAAACAAATCATTAGATGGAGCAACGTGGTCACTTTGTACCTAAAACCAATCGCAGGGAGTCTGAACTCTCCCAGGATGAGAAGAGTAACCTAGATGAAGACCCtttacacacagataaacaaagatacacacagataaacaaagatacacacagatacacacagatacacacagacatgcagtaAATGCTGTTCCTACCACAGAGTAGAGGGAGTAGATGGCAATGAAGATGAGAGGAAGGCTGAAGCAGATGATGATGCAGGTCGCCACGTTGGTGATGAGTCCAGCCTCCGTGTAATCGAGGTACCCAAGGAGGCCGACAGTTACATTATTGGAAGGGAAGATATTAAAAATGCTAATGGAGCCGTTAGGGAGATGTTCGGAGCCGGAGGGGACCCTGCTTAACGCAATGGAGTCTGATGGGGGGGCGGCGATATTAGAGGAGGCTAGGAGTAAGCTGCCGTATTTACCCCAGAACAACAGCTCAGCAGGATTGCCAGGTGCTTGTGATaggaagctgctgctgttgtgtgaGGTGTTGTTGTATGACGTGTTGTTGTATGACGTGTTGTTGTATGACGTGTTGTTGTGTGACGTGTTGTTGTGTGACGTGTTGTTGtatgatgtgttgttgtgtgacgTGTTGTTGACGTCCATTCTTCAGAGGGAAACCCGCAGGTTACAGAAGAAATCCACATGTTAGCATGAAAATCTTTCAGGGAACTTTGATGcgtgataataataatagatataataataatactcttTACATAACTGACCCTGCAAGGcgaattaaaattgaaaactagaaaatacatccatccatccatctatcttcatctgcttatccggtatcgggtcgcgggggcagcagttcCAGTAGAGGAACCCAAatttccctttcccgagccacatcaaccagctccaactgggggatcccgaggcgttcccaggccaggttggagatataatctctccacctagtcctgggtcttccccgaggcctcctcccagctggacgtgcctggaccacctccctagggaggcgcccaggaggcatccttaccagatgcccgaaccacctcaactggctcctttcgacgcgaaggagcagcggctctactccgagctcctctcggatgactgagcttctcaccctatctctaagtgaaaggcgtgtcaaccaagaccacccagagctttcagcatttctggacagatcccatcaatccctggggctttgccactgtggagttgtttgactaccttagtgacctccaccagggaaattgatgacaatcccccatcatcctccagctctgcctctaccacagagaacatgtcagctggatttaggagttcctcaaagtgctccttccaccgctctattacctccccagttgaggtcaacaaagTCCCacccttactgtatacagcttggatgattcctcgctcccccctcctgaggtggcgaacggttttctaggtcttctccaaacttctctcacacccgctgctttgcatCTGTCACGGCAATTCCGCAGAAATTTTATCAGTGTGCCTGGAGCAAATCCTAATagcaataaaacttaataaaaatggtaaaagtgtcttaacccttcagagatataacGTTTTTAAACGTTTCTTTTCCCCAGAGACAGCGATGACGTAGCTAGtgctaaaccaacc from Etheostoma cragini isolate CJK2018 unplaced genomic scaffold, CSU_Ecrag_1.0 ScbMSFa_93, whole genome shotgun sequence encodes the following:
- the LOC117941543 gene encoding mas-related G-protein coupled receptor member A7-like — translated: MDVNNTSHNNTSYNNTSHNNTSHNNTSYNNTSYNNTSYNNTSHNSSSFLSQAPGNPAELLFWGKYGSLLLASSNIAAPPSDSIALSRVPSGSEHLPNGSISIFNIFPSNNVTVGLLGYLDYTEAGLITNVATCIIICFSLPLIFIAIYSLYSVVRSDHIAPIYVINLLTSDLIQLCCMICEVARPKSRMIFIINKCIYNYSLMTSVVFMVCIALERYLLIVFPLWYHCRRTIRSTVGICAVAWVLPSLYLFTLFFGGNFNVPQIIAFVFLLLPLPLLMFFCCATLKALSASVSILPDEKQQIVGTLVVVLQIYMLLFLPNVILILVARSTNDHSLVTTLVYLSSVFLKLNPLADLVLYIFTKKGFLDNILASVRFCRVEDKKLSSLEATLKV